In Alphaproteobacteria bacterium, one DNA window encodes the following:
- a CDS encoding 16S rRNA (uracil(1498)-N(3))-methyltransferase, which produces MKVRLYVHHDLSEGASLPLGETHDHYLRHVLRRQLNDTVFLFNGRDGEWQSHIHSLDKKGGALLVESRAREQSVAVPLGLAFALIKRSPCEWMIEKASELGVTELWPLTMQRSAVHDANIARLQAIATESAEQCGRLDVPVVHPVQSLEKFLKTAPTGQSIFFAAESGQARPLRDVMNMQPALFLIGPEGGFSEQEHVLLRRIDQVIPISLGRNILRAETAALTCLALRCCGDDGIKIK; this is translated from the coding sequence ATGAAGGTCAGACTTTACGTCCATCATGACCTGTCCGAAGGTGCGAGCCTGCCGCTGGGCGAGACGCACGACCATTATCTGCGCCATGTGTTGCGCCGCCAGTTGAATGACACGGTTTTCCTGTTCAATGGCCGTGACGGCGAATGGCAAAGCCATATTCATAGCTTGGATAAAAAGGGCGGCGCTCTGCTGGTGGAATCGCGCGCGCGTGAACAATCCGTGGCTGTGCCCCTCGGGCTTGCCTTTGCCCTTATCAAGCGTTCGCCCTGCGAATGGATGATCGAAAAAGCCAGCGAACTGGGTGTGACCGAGCTATGGCCCCTGACAATGCAGCGCAGCGCCGTTCATGACGCCAACATCGCCCGCCTGCAAGCCATCGCCACCGAGTCGGCGGAGCAATGCGGTCGCTTGGATGTTCCCGTGGTGCATCCTGTGCAGTCGTTGGAAAAGTTTCTAAAGACGGCGCCTACTGGCCAGAGCATCTTCTTTGCCGCCGAGTCAGGCCAGGCGCGCCCGTTGCGCGATGTTATGAATATGCAGCCTGCTTTGTTTCTCATCGGTCCGGAAGGTGGATTTTCAGAGCAAGAACATGTGCTGCTGCGCCGGATTGATCAAGTCATCCCCATATCGTTAGGTCGGAATATTCTAAGGGCGGAAACGGCGGCATTGACGTGTCTGGCTCTGCGCTGCTGTGGGGACGATGGCATAAAAATTAAGTGA
- a CDS encoding tRNA(His) guanylyltransferase Thg1 family protein: MLKLRTIKDVLGNRMKLYEGIEANRRLMPMLPAMARIDGRSFHNFTRGMDRPFDATFSGCMVDTTLALVRDTGACMGYTQSDEITLTWHCDTFQSQIWFDGRVAKMTSQLAAQATLVFYRLILERMPIYADKMPTFDARVWNVPNRTEAANVFLWREIDATKNSLSMAASAYYSHKDLIGKSSQQKHDMLHAKDVNWNNYPTLFKRGAYVQRRIVSAPFSAKELISLPPKHKARTNPELIVERSACAVLDMPPLSSVVNREDVIFGGAEWVGH, encoded by the coding sequence ATGCTTAAGCTTAGAACAATAAAAGACGTTCTTGGCAACAGAATGAAGCTGTATGAGGGGATAGAGGCGAATCGGCGCTTGATGCCAATGTTACCTGCTATGGCACGGATTGACGGTAGATCATTTCACAACTTCACACGTGGTATGGACCGACCATTCGATGCGACGTTTTCAGGATGTATGGTTGACACAACATTAGCACTTGTTCGCGATACCGGCGCATGTATGGGCTATACACAAAGCGACGAGATAACCTTGACTTGGCACTGCGACACTTTCCAGAGTCAAATTTGGTTTGATGGGCGCGTGGCCAAGATGACAAGTCAGCTTGCTGCGCAGGCAACTTTGGTATTCTATCGCTTAATTCTTGAGAGAATGCCGATATACGCCGATAAAATGCCGACATTCGACGCGCGGGTATGGAATGTTCCAAACCGCACAGAAGCTGCTAACGTTTTCCTATGGCGCGAAATTGACGCCACTAAAAACAGCTTGAGCATGGCAGCAAGCGCATATTATAGCCACAAGGACCTTATAGGAAAAAGTAGCCAGCAGAAGCACGACATGCTTCATGCAAAAGACGTGAACTGGAACAACTACCCGACCCTATTCAAGCGAGGTGCATATGTTCAGCGGCGTATTGTATCAGCCCCCTTTAGTGCAAAGGAACTGATTTCCCTTCCCCCCAAACATAAGGCACGAACGAATCCGGAGCTTATTGTAGAGAGGTCAGCGTGTGCAGTATTGGACATGCCGCCGCTCAGTTCCGTGGTAAACCGCGAGGACGTAATTTTCGGAGGCGCGGAATGGGTTGGCCACTAA
- a CDS encoding prepilin peptidase, with the protein MMASLPTIFLFLAGFALGSVLGSFAGVLAYRLPRGEDILVKPSYCPACARKLTSRDLIPVYSWLIFKGRCRTCHTSIGIEALAFDLGMGLCGAILAAIFGLTLQAALLLLSATLFASLFVIMARRGRYPLWLPIMAVTLILAANAIDFL; encoded by the coding sequence GTGATGGCATCGCTTCCCACAATCTTTTTGTTCCTGGCGGGGTTCGCCCTGGGCTCTGTCCTTGGCAGCTTTGCGGGAGTGCTGGCTTATCGTCTGCCACGGGGCGAGGATATTCTGGTCAAGCCGTCCTACTGCCCCGCTTGCGCGCGGAAACTGACCTCACGCGACCTGATCCCCGTTTATTCCTGGCTGATCTTTAAGGGCCGCTGCCGTACCTGCCATACTTCCATTGGCATAGAGGCATTGGCGTTCGATTTGGGAATGGGACTTTGCGGTGCGATCCTGGCGGCTATTTTCGGCCTAACCCTGCAAGCCGCTCTGCTGCTGCTATCGGCGACCTTATTCGCCAGCCTATTCGTGATCATGGCGCGGCGCGGACGTTATCCGCTATGGCTGCCCATTATGGCTGTCACCCTGATTCTGGCTGCAAACGCGATCGACTTTCTATGA
- the tsaD gene encoding tRNA (adenosine(37)-N6)-threonylcarbamoyltransferase complex transferase subunit TsaD, with translation MIVLGIETSCDETAAAVVDGDRRIWANSLFSQAADHARHGGVVPEVAARAHLEVLDGQIRAAMEQAGIAWDSLDAIAATCGPGLIGGVLVGATTGKALSLALGKPFVAVNHLEAHVLTARLSNDVPFPYLCLLVSGGHCQLIEVEGIGLYRCLGTTLDDASGEAFDKAARLLGLGYPGGPAIEKAAIGGDPTRFALPCPMLGRPGCDFSFSGLKTALRLVVEKLPYPLSEADRKDAAAAFQNCVARALADRTAHAAEIFSQRHGPGGTLVVAGGVAANGAIRAALQQIAEKAGLNFVAPPVALCTDNAAMIAWVGVERRRLGLSDSLDIQPRPRWPLSELKGAA, from the coding sequence ATGATCGTCCTTGGAATCGAAACAAGCTGTGACGAAACCGCCGCCGCCGTGGTGGATGGTGATCGCCGCATTTGGGCCAATAGCCTGTTTTCGCAGGCCGCCGATCATGCGCGCCATGGCGGCGTGGTGCCCGAGGTGGCGGCGCGGGCGCATCTGGAGGTCTTGGACGGCCAGATTCGGGCGGCCATGGAGCAGGCGGGAATTGCTTGGGACTCCCTGGACGCCATCGCGGCGACATGTGGCCCGGGCCTTATCGGCGGGGTGTTGGTGGGCGCGACGACCGGCAAAGCTTTGTCCTTGGCGTTGGGTAAGCCCTTTGTGGCCGTCAATCATCTGGAAGCCCATGTGCTGACCGCGCGTTTGTCGAATGACGTGCCTTTCCCTTATCTGTGTCTGCTGGTCTCGGGCGGCCACTGCCAATTGATCGAGGTGGAAGGGATAGGGCTCTATCGCTGCCTTGGGACCACGCTGGACGATGCCTCGGGCGAAGCCTTTGATAAGGCCGCGCGTCTCTTGGGTCTGGGTTATCCTGGCGGACCGGCGATTGAAAAAGCGGCAATTGGCGGTGATCCGACACGTTTTGCTTTGCCGTGCCCGATGTTGGGACGGCCTGGATGCGATTTTTCGTTCTCGGGCCTTAAGACCGCCTTGCGTCTGGTGGTAGAGAAACTGCCTTACCCTTTAAGCGAAGCAGATCGCAAGGATGCGGCCGCCGCATTTCAGAACTGCGTGGCGCGCGCTTTGGCCGACCGTACCGCCCACGCCGCGGAGATCTTTTCTCAGCGTCACGGCCCAGGCGGCACCTTGGTGGTCGCGGGGGGCGTGGCGGCCAATGGGGCCATTCGCGCGGCTTTGCAACAGATAGCCGAAAAAGCCGGCTTGAACTTTGTGGCACCGCCCGTGGCCTTATGCACGGATAACGCCGCCATGATAGCCTGGGTCGGTGTGGAGCGGCGGCGATTGGGGCTTAGCGATTCCTTGGATATTCAACCTCGACCGCGTTGGCCGCTTTCCGAACTAAAAGGTGCCGCCTGA
- the tatC gene encoding twin-arginine translocase subunit TatC — protein sequence MQEAEADKQHMTLIGHLYELRRRLLWSLVVWALAFALAYVYARDIYSLLVQPLAAAMEGENRRLIYTGLAEAFVTYVRLALWVSGMVAAPFILVQTWLFIVPGLYEKERKLAAGMMACAPVLFALGASFAYFVVMPLAWKFFVGFEITTPRVGSLPVELEARVSEYLGFALGLMMAFGLVFELPIILLSLVRVGLVTPQTLRKNRRVAIVAAFVVAAVLTPPDVISQIALAMPIIIFYELSILLAGMVAPVHKP from the coding sequence ATGCAAGAGGCCGAAGCCGACAAACAGCACATGACCCTTATCGGTCATTTGTATGAATTGCGCCGCCGCTTGTTATGGTCGTTGGTGGTGTGGGCCCTGGCCTTTGCGTTGGCCTATGTCTATGCGCGCGACATTTATTCTCTGTTGGTTCAGCCCTTGGCCGCCGCGATGGAGGGCGAGAATCGTCGCCTGATCTATACCGGCCTTGCCGAGGCCTTCGTGACCTATGTGCGACTTGCGCTTTGGGTGTCCGGGATGGTCGCCGCGCCGTTCATCCTGGTGCAGACATGGCTGTTCATCGTGCCGGGCCTTTATGAGAAAGAGCGCAAACTGGCAGCCGGGATGATGGCCTGCGCGCCGGTTCTTTTTGCCCTGGGCGCTTCCTTCGCCTATTTCGTCGTGATGCCCCTCGCATGGAAATTCTTTGTGGGTTTCGAGATAACCACCCCGCGCGTGGGCAGTCTGCCCGTGGAGCTTGAGGCCAGGGTCAGCGAATATCTCGGTTTCGCGCTGGGCCTGATGATGGCGTTTGGATTGGTGTTCGAATTGCCGATTATCTTGCTGTCCTTGGTGCGCGTGGGGCTGGTGACGCCGCAGACTTTGCGTAAAAATCGACGTGTCGCCATCGTCGCGGCCTTCGTCGTGGCGGCTGTTCTGACTCCTCCGGACGTGATTAGCCAGATCGCCCTGGCCATGCCGATCATCATTTTTTACGAATTGTCTATCCTGTTGGCGGGAATGGTGGCCCCGGTGCATAAGCCATGA